The proteins below come from a single Caldicellulosiruptoraceae bacterium PP1 genomic window:
- the ytvI gene encoding sporulation integral membrane protein YtvI, with translation MKKYFENKFIKVVLFIILFAIFVYSISYLSIAGHQFFKWIIKGFIPVILGLLIAMVFEPIVLFLDKRKIKRGISAILLIVLLNVVVVFLLLEGIFILVDECSKIISALQNIDYANLYDYFNNLFKGFKTVYTDLPTPIINIIQSLVSELTNALNQIATIGLNIIKVIPATLKGITIWFFSCISAFFFIRDRFKISRWFIENFNAQIYKETSEIIFKILNSVIDYAKSQIILSIMMFLSGFIGLSLIKAPYTLIISLLLGILSIIPIIGSGIILLPWIVFSFVVGNNVFAVKLLIVYLVVLALREFVSIKIVAVNVGISTFTTLISIYAGVEIFGTWGFIIGPLFVVFLKAILESGIIIEFRKKLFSSKE, from the coding sequence ATGAAGAAATATTTTGAGAACAAGTTTATTAAAGTTGTTCTGTTTATTATCTTATTTGCGATATTTGTATACTCTATTTCATACCTTTCAATAGCAGGACACCAGTTTTTTAAATGGATAATTAAAGGATTTATTCCTGTTATTTTAGGGTTATTAATTGCTATGGTGTTTGAACCAATTGTTTTGTTTCTTGACAAACGAAAGATAAAAAGAGGAATAAGTGCTATTTTGCTTATAGTTCTTCTTAACGTTGTTGTTGTATTTTTACTTCTTGAAGGAATATTTATTTTGGTTGATGAATGCTCAAAAATAATTAGTGCTTTACAAAATATTGACTATGCTAATTTATATGATTATTTTAACAATCTGTTTAAAGGTTTTAAAACAGTATATACTGATTTACCAACACCAATAATTAATATTATTCAAAGCCTTGTTTCTGAATTAACAAATGCATTAAATCAGATTGCAACAATTGGATTAAATATTATTAAAGTAATCCCAGCAACATTAAAAGGAATCACAATTTGGTTTTTTTCATGTATTTCAGCCTTTTTCTTTATTAGAGATAGATTTAAAATAAGTAGATGGTTTATTGAAAACTTTAATGCACAGATTTACAAAGAAACTTCAGAAATTATTTTTAAGATTTTAAACTCAGTAATTGATTATGCAAAATCACAAATAATACTTTCAATAATGATGTTCTTATCAGGTTTTATTGGGTTATCATTAATAAAAGCCCCATATACTTTAATTATTAGCTTATTGTTAGGGATATTAAGCATAATACCAATTATTGGTTCAGGAATAATATTACTTCCTTGGATTGTATTTTCTTTTGTTGTTGGTAATAATGTATTTGCAGTAAAGTTATTAATAGTGTATCTTGTTGTTTTAGCCTTAAGAGAATTTGTTTCAATAAAAATTGTAGCAGTAAATGTTGGGATTTCAACCTTTACAACTTTAATATCAATATATGCAGGTGTTGAAATATTTGGAACATGGGGGTTTATAATTGGGCCTTTATTTGTAGTATTTTTAAAAGCAATTTTAGAATCAGGAATAATTATTGAATTTAGAAAAAAACTATTTAGTTCAAAGGAGTAA
- a CDS encoding ASKHA domain-containing protein produces the protein MYKVKVIENEKISILDVDHNEDLYTILSRHGFSISATCGGNGTCGKCKVIIDNPKEPNNHEKKLLSSDELKNNIRLACLYNVDSNIEVKIINSQNKAKIMKNIYNNKINLNKSIKIKEIELGDITLNDQRSLSQRIIDNIGTNINISLQTLEKLLHNKLNNFYVVYNEKELIDIRQVNNLFSIAIDIGTTTVVIYLLDLLKGEIVDAQAFLNPQRIYGADVITRIDFCNQNENGVNILSKTLIQKINSELEILFKRNKLSSEDIYKAVIVGNTTMLHILLNINPHRIAVAPFVPIFTNRIVVKANQINLNINNNSEVIICDSVSGYIGADILSGIIATEIYKQEKFSLLLDLGTNGEMVLGNQDIILCCSTATGPAFEGATLKCGMNALDGAVDSIRILNNEIEVSTIGNKKAIGICGSGIIAIIAELLENGYIDFTGKFDENAIDKNNKFFSEIDNKIVFKITDDVYVTQQDIREIQLAKSAVSAGILTLLENANITFDDIENVYLAGGFGNFINPSHAVKIGLIPEPLKDKVKPVGNTAGNGAILASFDDDKLALFNDLKNNIKYIELSNSQRFNDLFIENMLFA, from the coding sequence ATGTATAAAGTTAAAGTAATTGAAAATGAAAAAATTAGTATACTTGATGTAGATCATAATGAAGATTTGTATACTATTTTATCTAGACATGGTTTTTCAATAAGTGCTACATGTGGTGGTAATGGAACTTGTGGAAAATGTAAAGTTATTATTGACAATCCAAAAGAACCAAATAATCATGAAAAAAAACTTCTTTCATCAGATGAATTAAAAAACAACATAAGATTAGCGTGCCTATATAATGTTGATAGTAATATTGAAGTAAAAATAATTAATAGCCAAAACAAAGCAAAAATAATGAAAAATATTTATAATAATAAGATTAATCTTAATAAATCTATAAAAATTAAAGAAATAGAGTTAGGTGATATCACCTTAAATGATCAAAGAAGTTTATCTCAGAGAATAATAGATAATATTGGAACAAACATTAATATTTCATTGCAAACTTTAGAAAAATTACTACATAATAAATTAAATAACTTTTATGTAGTGTATAATGAAAAAGAATTAATTGATATAAGACAAGTGAATAATTTATTTTCAATTGCTATAGATATTGGAACTACAACAGTTGTTATTTATTTACTTGATTTGTTAAAAGGTGAGATTGTTGATGCACAAGCTTTTTTAAATCCACAAAGAATTTATGGTGCAGATGTTATTACAAGAATTGACTTTTGCAATCAAAATGAAAATGGGGTTAATATTTTGAGTAAAACTTTAATTCAAAAAATAAATTCCGAATTAGAAATTCTTTTTAAACGAAATAAATTAAGCAGTGAAGATATTTATAAGGCTGTTATAGTTGGAAACACTACAATGTTGCATATATTGTTAAATATTAATCCTCATAGAATAGCTGTTGCACCTTTTGTGCCAATATTTACAAACAGAATAGTTGTTAAAGCAAACCAAATAAATTTAAATATAAATAATAATTCTGAAGTTATTATATGTGATTCAGTATCAGGTTATATAGGAGCCGATATTTTATCTGGCATTATTGCTACTGAGATTTATAAGCAAGAGAAATTTTCATTATTGCTTGATTTAGGGACAAATGGAGAGATGGTTTTAGGTAACCAAGATATTATATTATGTTGTTCAACTGCTACTGGCCCTGCTTTTGAAGGTGCGACTTTAAAATGTGGAATGAACGCATTAGATGGTGCTGTTGATTCAATTAGAATATTAAATAATGAAATTGAAGTTTCTACAATTGGTAATAAAAAAGCAATTGGAATATGTGGATCAGGAATTATTGCAATAATTGCTGAGTTACTTGAAAATGGGTATATCGATTTCACTGGAAAATTTGATGAAAACGCAATTGATAAAAATAATAAATTCTTTTCTGAAATTGATAATAAAATTGTATTTAAGATTACAGATGATGTATATGTTACACAACAGGATATTAGAGAAATTCAGTTAGCAAAGTCTGCAGTTTCGGCAGGTATCTTAACATTATTAGAAAATGCAAATATTACCTTTGATGATATAGAAAATGTATACTTAGCCGGTGGATTTGGGAATTTTATAAATCCATCTCATGCTGTAAAAATTGGGCTGATACCTGAACCCCTTAAAGATAAAGTAAAACCAGTTGGAAATACAGCGGGAAATGGAGCAATACTTGCTTCTTTTGATGATGACAAGTTGGCACTTTTTAATGATTTAAAAAATAATATAAAATATATTGAATTATCTAATTCACAAAGATTTAATGATTTATTTATTGAAAATATGCTTTTTGCTTAA
- the pepV gene encoding dipeptidase PepV, which translates to MNKVKELIDNEIDLLKQEIINSTVELIKIKSVQDLAKENKPFGEGVGLALDYCYNLSKKLGFEANNLDGYAVDGRYNVSNEDVSVIGHIDVVPEGDNWIYPPYEGLIVDNKIYGRGSIDDKGPTIAALYGMYVVKKLHQEKKISLGRSLRFIFGGNEESGSKCLEYYFQHEKYPTIGFTPDADFPVIQGEKGLMIFQISMPISEDFVLIGGERPNMVPDKCFFKAIMDKNEIDNIIRQKQLNEKVEVKENGKFTEIITKGVSAHGSLPFKGINAISIMLDILNSCSISPQLKKFTEFYNTYIGYDVFGKGLGINFEDKKSGQLVFNVGMIEKKENQLILTVNIRYPIDTKSDEIISKIKKITNKYYMEFTLLSDVPPLYVERDHFLVSTLMNVYKLYTNNNQEPLVIGGGTYARSAKNVLAFGPNMPGDEEIAHQSNEYISIDRLLLCAKIYGYAIYKLALGQEL; encoded by the coding sequence ATGAATAAGGTAAAAGAGTTAATTGATAATGAAATTGATCTTTTAAAACAAGAAATAATTAATTCAACAGTTGAATTGATAAAAATTAAAAGTGTTCAAGATTTAGCAAAAGAAAATAAACCATTTGGTGAAGGTGTTGGGTTAGCATTAGATTACTGTTACAATTTATCAAAAAAATTAGGATTTGAGGCAAATAACTTGGACGGGTATGCAGTAGATGGAAGATATAATGTATCTAATGAAGATGTAAGTGTAATAGGTCATATTGATGTAGTACCAGAAGGAGACAATTGGATATATCCGCCTTATGAGGGATTAATTGTTGACAATAAAATTTATGGGCGTGGATCAATTGATGATAAAGGACCTACAATTGCTGCTTTATATGGGATGTATGTTGTTAAAAAACTGCATCAAGAGAAAAAAATCTCACTTGGAAGATCTTTAAGGTTTATTTTTGGCGGTAATGAAGAAAGTGGTTCAAAATGTCTTGAGTATTATTTTCAACACGAAAAATATCCAACAATAGGGTTCACTCCAGATGCTGATTTCCCGGTTATTCAAGGAGAAAAGGGTTTGATGATTTTCCAAATTTCTATGCCAATTTCTGAAGATTTTGTATTAATTGGTGGCGAAAGGCCTAATATGGTACCAGATAAGTGTTTTTTTAAAGCAATTATGGATAAAAATGAAATTGATAATATAATTAGACAAAAGCAACTTAATGAAAAAGTAGAGGTAAAAGAAAATGGAAAATTTACTGAAATTATCACAAAAGGGGTATCAGCTCATGGGAGTTTACCTTTTAAAGGTATTAATGCAATATCAATTATGTTAGATATATTAAATAGTTGTTCTATAAGCCCACAGTTAAAAAAATTTACTGAGTTCTACAATACATATATCGGCTATGATGTATTTGGAAAAGGTCTTGGTATAAATTTTGAAGACAAAAAATCTGGCCAACTTGTTTTTAATGTTGGCATGATTGAGAAAAAAGAAAATCAATTAATTTTAACAGTTAATATTAGATATCCAATTGATACAAAATCCGATGAAATAATTTCTAAAATAAAAAAAATAACTAATAAATACTATATGGAATTTACTTTACTGAGTGATGTACCACCATTATATGTGGAAAGAGATCATTTTTTAGTTTCAACATTAATGAATGTTTATAAACTGTATACTAATAATAACCAAGAACCTCTTGTTATAGGTGGAGGAACTTATGCTCGTAGTGCCAAAAATGTATTAGCCTTTGGTCCTAATATGCCAGGTGATGAAGAAATAGCTCATCAAAGCAATGAATATATCTCAATTGATAGATTATTACTTTGTGCTAAAATATATGGATATGCAATTTATAAACTAGCCTTAGGTCAAGAGCTATAA
- a CDS encoding N-acetylmuramoyl-L-alanine amidase — translation MKAWKIVYLFFMILFIIYMSLFNDKKILNAVSLSPIENKVIVIDPGHGGIDPGAVANGIRESDINLQISKKLKDYFEAFGFDVLLTRYTDQGLYNGNVKNKKNQDLLNRKKIIINNNPIIFLSIHLNSFPIARYYGAQVFYEKNNNYGKQLAEIVQEELRFINKNKVNNRQAKEINIFILKNIKVPAILVECGFMSNHEELNLLCKEDYQNQLAYSIFKGCLKYLESVKKGEFKTNE, via the coding sequence ATGAAAGCTTGGAAGATTGTTTATTTATTTTTTATGATTTTGTTTATAATTTATATGTCCTTATTTAATGATAAGAAAATTTTAAATGCTGTTAGCTTGTCGCCGATAGAAAATAAAGTTATTGTTATTGACCCTGGTCATGGTGGGATTGATCCAGGTGCTGTTGCAAATGGTATAAGAGAGTCTGATATAAACTTGCAAATTTCTAAAAAGCTGAAAGATTATTTTGAAGCTTTCGGCTTTGATGTTTTATTAACAAGATATACTGATCAAGGTCTTTATAACGGGAATGTAAAAAACAAAAAGAACCAAGATTTACTAAATAGAAAGAAAATTATAATAAATAACAATCCAATTATATTTTTATCTATCCATTTAAATAGTTTTCCAATTGCAAGATATTATGGTGCTCAGGTTTTTTATGAGAAAAATAATAATTATGGGAAACAATTAGCAGAAATAGTTCAAGAAGAGTTGCGATTTATTAATAAAAATAAAGTAAATAATAGACAAGCAAAAGAAATTAATATTTTCATACTTAAAAATATTAAAGTTCCAGCTATACTTGTTGAATGCGGCTTTATGTCCAACCATGAAGAATTAAATCTTCTTTGTAAAGAAGATTATCAAAACCAATTAGCATATTCTATTTTTAAGGGCTGCTTAAAATATTTAGAGAGTGTTAAGAAAGGAGAATTTAAGACAAATGAATAA
- a CDS encoding TVP38/TMEM64 family protein: MFENVNIKERIKITILGIVLIFSLFILLYEEKRHALTPNNIKHVVLNYGYWAPIIFLIIYSIKSFVVFIPAGVFMLAAGLTFGTLKGGIILIIGTLLSSTIGFIFSRYFGKEYIQKRINQKTSAISDLIKSKGFLIILLLRLVPILPYDVINYASGVSKIKYKDFILATFLGTIPACFLYAFLGENILKPFTRNFNISLISVILLSLVPIIFSKKIKDSYVNIYNSLKENNLNNSIEDDKK; encoded by the coding sequence ATGTTTGAAAATGTAAATATCAAAGAAAGAATAAAAATAACAATACTTGGAATTGTACTTATATTTTCTTTGTTCATATTACTATATGAAGAAAAAAGACATGCATTAACGCCTAATAATATAAAACATGTAGTTCTGAATTATGGTTATTGGGCCCCTATTATATTTTTGATAATATATTCTATAAAATCTTTTGTTGTTTTCATACCAGCTGGTGTATTTATGTTGGCAGCTGGACTTACATTTGGCACATTAAAAGGTGGTATTATACTAATAATTGGTACCCTTCTTTCATCAACAATTGGTTTTATTTTTTCTAGATATTTTGGTAAGGAATATATTCAAAAAAGGATTAACCAAAAAACTAGTGCCATTAGTGATTTAATAAAAAGCAAAGGTTTTTTAATTATTTTATTATTGAGATTGGTGCCTATATTACCATATGATGTAATAAATTATGCCTCAGGTGTATCAAAAATAAAATATAAAGATTTTATTTTAGCTACTTTTTTAGGAACAATACCTGCATGTTTTTTATATGCTTTTTTGGGTGAAAATATTCTTAAGCCATTTACTAGAAATTTTAATATTTCTTTAATTTCAGTGATTCTGCTTTCATTAGTTCCAATTATTTTTTCCAAAAAAATTAAAGACTCCTACGTTAATATATACAATTCATTAAAAGAAAACAATTTGAATAATAGTATAGAAGATGATAAAAAATAA